Proteins from a genomic interval of Nocardioidaceae bacterium:
- a CDS encoding acetoacetate decarboxylase, giving the protein MRAADVAAAHATPLTAPPYPLAANRFIDREYLNITYRTDPEALRAVVPEPLEIDEDALVRFEIMHMGDVGSYGTYTEGGLAIPVRLGEERGEYLHAMYLDNFAATVAGRELSAYPKGMGVPRLRVEDSVLIGTLDVTSERVATATMGYKQQRLDEDEARAQIGVPQFMVKTILGYGRQLLRCDLIRAGVRDLVIKEAWTGPARLQLFDHVAAPLADLPVREVVGASHVLTDLSLLPAEPVYDYLEETR; this is encoded by the coding sequence GTGAGGGCCGCCGACGTCGCCGCAGCCCACGCGACACCGCTGACCGCGCCGCCGTACCCGCTGGCCGCGAACCGGTTCATCGACCGCGAGTACCTCAACATCACCTACCGCACCGACCCCGAGGCGTTGCGTGCCGTCGTGCCGGAGCCGCTGGAGATCGACGAGGACGCGCTCGTGCGCTTCGAGATCATGCACATGGGCGACGTCGGCTCCTACGGCACCTACACCGAGGGTGGTCTCGCGATCCCGGTGCGGCTGGGGGAGGAGCGGGGGGAGTACCTCCACGCGATGTACCTCGACAACTTCGCCGCCACCGTCGCCGGCCGGGAGCTCAGCGCGTACCCCAAGGGCATGGGCGTCCCCCGCCTCCGCGTGGAGGACAGCGTGCTGATCGGCACCCTCGACGTCACCTCCGAGCGGGTCGCGACCGCGACGATGGGCTACAAGCAGCAGCGGCTCGACGAGGACGAGGCCCGCGCCCAGATCGGGGTGCCGCAGTTCATGGTCAAGACGATCCTCGGCTACGGCCGCCAGCTGCTGCGCTGCGACCTGATCCGGGCCGGCGTTCGCGACCTCGTCATCAAGGAGGCCTGGACCGGCCCCGCCCGACTGCAGCTCTTCGACCACGTCGCGGCGCCGCTGGCGGACCTCCCCGTGCGCGAGGTCGTCGGCGCCAGCCACGTCCTCACCGACCTCTCGCTGCTGCCGGCCGAGCCCGTGTACGACTACCTCGAGGAGACCCGATGA
- a CDS encoding alpha/beta fold hydrolase: MASIPGAGTLDRVRKEVERNALRARNGIAMATGLKRTDVGLTPKDTVWSSGRAELWRYRSDEVSLKPPLLIIYSLFNKSYILDLRPGNSVIERLVAEGFDVYMIDWGVPDERDAENRLEDYVDYYIPACIERIQELTGTEQVNLFGYCFGGTLAMLHAAHHPESPLRSLTVLTTPADLQQCGPMTEIMARTDLEDVIGKDGLVPPGVIMQGFRTLEPVGEVTTRVDLVEKLWNDDFVSAYQAMNGWATDQVPLPGGVARQFKKLVVENGFLKDRVYLDGDRVHLSDITVPFMHVLGLRDHIIPEPAASPLVDLVGSEDKQELRLDAGHVGLMLGRTAHKNTLPVVIDFLKKRSEPVS, from the coding sequence ATGGCGAGCATTCCGGGTGCCGGCACCCTGGACCGCGTACGCAAGGAGGTCGAGCGCAACGCGCTGCGGGCCCGCAACGGCATCGCGATGGCCACGGGCCTCAAGCGCACCGACGTGGGACTCACCCCGAAGGACACGGTGTGGAGCTCCGGTCGCGCCGAGCTGTGGCGCTACCGCAGCGACGAGGTCTCGCTGAAGCCGCCGCTGCTGATCATCTACAGCCTGTTCAACAAGAGCTACATCCTCGACCTGCGGCCCGGCAACAGCGTCATCGAGAGGCTGGTGGCCGAGGGCTTCGACGTCTACATGATCGACTGGGGCGTGCCCGACGAGCGGGACGCTGAGAACCGGCTCGAGGACTACGTCGACTACTACATCCCGGCCTGCATCGAGCGGATCCAGGAGCTCACGGGCACCGAGCAGGTCAACCTCTTCGGCTACTGCTTCGGCGGCACGCTGGCGATGCTGCACGCGGCGCACCACCCGGAGTCGCCGCTGCGGAGCCTGACGGTGCTGACCACGCCGGCGGACCTGCAGCAGTGCGGCCCGATGACCGAGATCATGGCGCGCACCGACCTCGAGGACGTCATCGGCAAGGACGGCCTGGTGCCGCCCGGCGTCATCATGCAGGGCTTCCGCACGCTGGAGCCGGTGGGCGAGGTGACCACGCGGGTCGACCTGGTCGAGAAGCTCTGGAACGACGACTTCGTCAGCGCCTACCAGGCGATGAACGGGTGGGCCACCGACCAGGTGCCGCTGCCGGGCGGCGTCGCCCGCCAGTTCAAGAAGCTGGTGGTGGAGAACGGCTTCCTCAAGGACCGCGTCTATCTCGACGGCGACCGGGTGCACCTCTCCGACATCACCGTGCCGTTCATGCACGTGCTCGGGCTGCGCGACCACATCATCCCCGAGCCCGCGGCGAGCCCCCTGGTCGATCTCGTCGGGTCGGAGGACAAGCAGGAGCTGCGACTCGACGCGGGTCACGTCGGACTCATGCTCGGGCGCACCGCCCACAAGAACACGCTGCCGGTCGTCATCGATTTCCTCAAGAAGCGGAGCGAGCCCGTCTCATGA
- a CDS encoding GNAT family N-acetyltransferase: protein MTIAELTVDHVEALTSFFARMPEGDVTFIKVDVSPEAIATWPDAPGARWVEVDQDGTVQGFVVLYRLSGLSDHVAELRLVVDPDARGRGIGRALAQHAVAYAVRDGLLKVVVEMPAARQRVSEMFLDLGFTGEALLRDHFRDRDGQVQDLIMLAYLVEEAQQSMSAVGMAEVLDEG, encoded by the coding sequence ATGACCATCGCCGAACTCACCGTCGACCACGTCGAGGCGCTGACCTCGTTCTTCGCCCGGATGCCCGAGGGCGACGTCACCTTCATCAAGGTCGACGTCTCGCCCGAGGCGATCGCCACCTGGCCCGACGCCCCCGGGGCACGCTGGGTCGAGGTCGACCAGGACGGGACCGTGCAGGGCTTCGTGGTGCTCTACCGCCTCTCGGGGCTCTCGGACCACGTCGCGGAGCTGCGGCTGGTCGTCGACCCCGACGCGCGGGGTCGCGGCATCGGGCGTGCGCTGGCGCAGCACGCGGTGGCGTACGCCGTACGCGACGGACTGCTCAAGGTCGTCGTCGAGATGCCGGCGGCCCGGCAGCGGGTCTCGGAGATGTTCCTCGACCTCGGGTTCACCGGTGAGGCGCTGCTGCGCGACCACTTCCGCGACCGCGACGGGCAGGTGCAGGACCTGATCATGCTGGCCTACCTCGTCGAGGAGGCCCAGCAGTCGATGAGCGCCGTGGGCATGGCCGAGGTGCTCGACGAGGGGTGA
- a CDS encoding alpha/beta fold hydrolase — MTVEQMPCGEVELAYETFGDPSDPPLVLVMGLATQMLGWPDGFCRTLVDAGFFVVRFDNRDIGLSTHLHEAGQPDLSPYFEGRPVESAYVLADMADDTAALLDGLGLDRVHLVGASMGGMIVQEFALRHPERLLSLTSIMSTPGPQVGPPTAEAGAVLFSPPATTEDEAVERAIATYSVIGSPGYELDVEALTERTREGYRRAHDPAGVARQLAAIWASGDRTERLRSLEVPTLVMHGEGDPLVQIAGGRATADAVPGARLVTYEGMGHDFPRELWGPIVEEISAHATAAG; from the coding sequence ATGACTGTCGAGCAGATGCCCTGTGGTGAGGTCGAGCTGGCGTACGAGACCTTCGGTGATCCCTCTGATCCGCCGTTGGTGCTGGTGATGGGCCTGGCGACGCAGATGCTGGGGTGGCCGGACGGGTTCTGCCGGACGCTGGTCGACGCCGGGTTCTTCGTGGTGCGCTTCGACAACCGCGACATCGGGCTCTCGACGCACCTGCACGAGGCAGGGCAGCCGGACCTGTCGCCGTACTTCGAGGGCCGGCCGGTCGAGTCCGCGTACGTGCTCGCCGACATGGCCGACGACACCGCTGCGCTGCTCGACGGGTTGGGCCTGGACCGGGTGCACCTCGTGGGTGCGTCGATGGGCGGGATGATCGTGCAGGAGTTCGCGCTGCGTCACCCCGAGCGGCTGCTGAGCCTGACCTCGATCATGTCGACGCCCGGTCCGCAGGTGGGGCCGCCGACCGCGGAAGCCGGTGCGGTGCTGTTCAGCCCGCCGGCGACGACGGAGGACGAGGCAGTGGAGCGGGCGATCGCGACGTACTCGGTGATCGGGTCGCCCGGCTACGAGCTGGATGTCGAGGCGCTGACCGAGCGCACGCGCGAGGGGTACCGGCGTGCCCACGACCCCGCCGGTGTGGCACGCCAGCTGGCTGCGATCTGGGCGTCGGGTGACCGTACGGAGCGCCTGCGATCGCTGGAGGTGCCGACGCTGGTGATGCACGGCGAGGGCGATCCGCTCGTGCAGATCGCCGGTGGCCGGGCGACGGCCGACGCGGTGCCGGGGGCGCGGCTGGTGACGTACGAGGGGATGGGTCACGACTTCCCGCGGGAGCTGTGGGGTCCGATCGTCGAGGAGATCAGCGCTCACGCCACCGCCGCCGGTTGA
- a CDS encoding DUF4194 domain-containing protein has product MNDERAIAEVVIRLMRGVLYREADEQTWTTLQRSGAGVRDHFATIGVDVVIDDDEGYAYLRTRPAVEGEDPLPRLVRRHQLTYPVSLLLVLLRKRQVEFETTGGEGRLVLSSEQVTEMMRLFSADSTNEARLVDNVESTLRKAADLGFVRQVKSERDRWEVRRILKAYVDAETMGDFDRTLKAYAGNASEETDA; this is encoded by the coding sequence ATGAACGACGAGCGGGCGATCGCGGAGGTGGTCATCCGGCTGATGCGCGGCGTGCTCTACCGCGAGGCCGACGAGCAGACGTGGACGACGCTGCAGCGCTCCGGGGCTGGGGTGCGGGACCACTTCGCCACGATCGGCGTGGACGTCGTCATCGACGACGACGAGGGATACGCCTACCTGCGCACCCGCCCCGCCGTCGAGGGGGAGGACCCGCTGCCGCGCCTCGTGCGCCGCCACCAGCTCACCTATCCCGTCAGCCTCCTCCTGGTGCTGCTGCGCAAGCGCCAGGTCGAGTTCGAGACCACCGGGGGCGAGGGCCGACTGGTGCTCTCGAGCGAGCAGGTCACCGAGATGATGCGGCTCTTCTCCGCCGACTCCACCAACGAGGCGCGCCTCGTCGACAACGTCGAGTCCACGCTGCGCAAGGCCGCCGACCTCGGGTTCGTACGCCAGGTGAAGTCCGAGCGTGACCGGTGGGAGGTGCGCCGCATCCTGAAGGCGTACGTCGACGCCGAGACGATGGGCGACTTCGACCGCACGCTGAAGGCGTACGCGGGCAACGCCAGTGAGGAGACCGACGCATGA
- a CDS encoding 3-hydroxyacyl-CoA dehydrogenase family protein: MSSDVTGPDARPVAVIGAGTLGRRIALMFATGGGTVRVCDLDETQRADAAAFIDEHLPAVLEQTGNDTAAKVETTGDMAEAVADAWLVVESLPERLEVKIPAFADLERLAPGDAILASNSSSHPTSRMIEQVGSPERVLNMHFYMPPVAVACELMSCGHTDADIIDRLMDELPRFGIEPYRVHGESMGFIYNRIWASIKREALMVLDEGVASPAEIDDIYVSVLRARRGPFRAMDAVGLDVVLDIEENYAAHRDGLPEGPRALLRRYIDDGRLGVKSGRGFYDDYETDAHEEKS; this comes from the coding sequence ATGAGCAGCGATGTCACCGGGCCCGACGCCCGACCGGTCGCCGTGATCGGCGCCGGGACGCTCGGCCGGCGCATCGCCCTGATGTTCGCCACCGGCGGCGGCACGGTGCGGGTCTGCGACCTCGACGAGACCCAGCGCGCCGACGCCGCCGCGTTCATCGACGAGCACCTGCCCGCCGTGCTGGAGCAGACCGGCAACGACACCGCCGCGAAGGTCGAGACCACCGGCGACATGGCCGAGGCCGTCGCTGACGCCTGGCTCGTCGTGGAGTCCCTGCCCGAGCGGCTGGAGGTGAAGATCCCCGCCTTCGCCGACCTCGAGCGGCTCGCTCCCGGCGACGCGATCCTCGCGAGCAACTCCTCCTCGCACCCCACCAGCCGCATGATCGAGCAGGTTGGCTCACCCGAGCGGGTGCTGAACATGCACTTCTACATGCCACCGGTCGCCGTGGCGTGCGAGCTGATGTCGTGCGGGCACACCGACGCCGACATCATCGACCGGCTCATGGACGAGCTGCCCCGCTTCGGCATCGAGCCCTACCGCGTGCACGGCGAGAGCATGGGCTTCATCTACAACCGCATCTGGGCCTCCATCAAGCGTGAGGCCCTGATGGTGCTCGACGAGGGCGTCGCCTCGCCGGCGGAGATCGACGACATCTACGTCTCGGTGCTGCGCGCTCGCCGCGGACCCTTCCGCGCGATGGACGCCGTCGGCCTCGACGTCGTGCTCGACATCGAGGAGAACTACGCCGCCCACCGTGACGGCCTGCCCGAGGGCCCCCGGGCGCTGCTGCGCCGCTACATCGACGACGGCCGGCTCGGGGTCAAGTCCGGCCGCGGCTTCTACGACGACTACGAGACCGACGCCCACGAGGAGAAGTCATGA
- a CDS encoding iron-containing redox enzyme family protein produces MTLVSPAPDALAGEPSTPGPTAPCLPAPRGTLGAAVHDTLLGSPDDAVSLPPASSADDEAQTLWVLQELHYRGFAGVDDRWEWHPDLLAVRVRLERDLEQRLRERWAAVRDDYPAADEVADPDRLAEAVFAMTESHDGPSLAAHLQRHGTTEQALDMLAQKSVYHLKEADPTAWVVPRLTTAAKAPLAEIQYDEYGAGDPAALHHHLYERGMRAAGLDADYGAYVGEAVPEILEQNAAMTMLGLHRRLRGAALGHFAAFEASSSLPSQRLARALRKLGLPEEVAAYYDEHVEADAAHEQVAVRAVCGALVAEEPHLAEDVLLGAWTCLDLEARVGTSLLQRWAS; encoded by the coding sequence ATGACGCTCGTCAGTCCCGCACCCGACGCCCTCGCCGGGGAGCCCTCGACGCCAGGACCGACAGCGCCCTGCCTGCCCGCACCCCGCGGCACCCTCGGTGCGGCCGTTCACGACACCCTGCTCGGTTCTCCCGATGACGCCGTCTCCCTCCCGCCCGCCTCCAGCGCGGACGACGAGGCCCAGACCCTCTGGGTGCTCCAGGAGCTGCACTACCGCGGCTTCGCCGGCGTCGACGACCGCTGGGAGTGGCACCCCGACCTGCTGGCCGTGCGCGTACGCCTCGAGCGCGACCTCGAGCAGCGTCTCCGCGAGCGTTGGGCCGCCGTCCGTGACGACTACCCGGCCGCCGACGAGGTCGCCGACCCCGATCGTCTCGCCGAGGCGGTCTTCGCGATGACCGAGTCCCACGACGGCCCCTCGCTCGCCGCTCACCTGCAGCGCCACGGCACGACCGAGCAGGCCCTCGACATGCTCGCGCAGAAATCCGTCTACCACCTCAAGGAGGCCGATCCGACCGCCTGGGTCGTGCCCCGCCTGACCACTGCGGCGAAGGCGCCGTTGGCGGAGATCCAGTACGACGAGTACGGCGCCGGCGACCCCGCGGCCCTGCACCACCACCTCTACGAGCGCGGCATGCGCGCCGCCGGCCTCGACGCGGACTACGGCGCGTACGTCGGCGAGGCCGTGCCCGAGATCCTCGAGCAGAACGCCGCCATGACGATGCTCGGGCTCCACCGACGCCTCCGCGGAGCAGCTCTCGGCCACTTCGCCGCGTTCGAGGCCTCCAGCTCGCTTCCCTCCCAGCGCCTGGCCCGCGCCCTGCGCAAGCTCGGGCTGCCCGAGGAGGTCGCCGCCTACTACGACGAGCACGTCGAGGCCGACGCCGCGCACGAGCAGGTCGCCGTACGCGCCGTGTGCGGGGCCCTCGTCGCCGAGGAGCCGCACCTCGCCGAGGACGTCCTCCTCGGCGCCTGGACCTGCCTCGACCTCGAGGCTCGCGTGGGCACGTCGCTGCTGCAGCGGTGGGCGTCATGA
- a CDS encoding DUF305 domain-containing protein, whose translation MARTRTHRSSRLLRAGVASLASLAVLVLGAACGGDEQPPGDAGSTSSVPADADFNQADVEFASGMIPHHRQAVMMADMVEGRDVDPAIADLAAEIRDAQQPEIEQLEGFLDEWGAEPASAMDGMDGMDGMGGMDGMDHSDMGQMGGMGMMSPQQMSSLRTASDAEFGDRWLELMIEHHRGAVEMSRTQIAEGEDAEAVALAEDIAQTQAEEIATMQDLLAG comes from the coding sequence ATGGCACGCACCCGTACGCACCGCTCCTCCCGACTGCTCCGCGCCGGCGTGGCGTCGCTGGCCTCGCTCGCGGTGCTGGTCCTCGGCGCCGCTTGCGGCGGGGACGAGCAGCCCCCGGGCGACGCCGGCTCGACGTCGTCCGTGCCGGCCGACGCGGACTTCAACCAGGCCGACGTGGAGTTCGCGTCGGGCATGATCCCGCACCACCGGCAGGCCGTGATGATGGCCGACATGGTCGAGGGCCGTGACGTCGATCCCGCGATCGCCGACCTGGCTGCCGAGATCAGGGATGCCCAGCAGCCCGAGATCGAGCAGCTCGAGGGGTTCCTCGACGAGTGGGGCGCCGAGCCCGCCTCGGCCATGGACGGCATGGACGGCATGGACGGGATGGGCGGGATGGACGGGATGGACCACAGCGACATGGGCCAGATGGGCGGCATGGGCATGATGTCGCCGCAGCAGATGTCGTCGCTGCGCACGGCGTCCGACGCGGAGTTCGGCGACCGGTGGCTCGAGCTGATGATCGAGCACCACCGGGGTGCGGTGGAGATGTCGCGTACGCAGATCGCGGAGGGCGAGGACGCCGAGGCGGTCGCTCTGGCCGAGGACATCGCGCAGACGCAGGCCGAGGAGATCGCCACGATGCAGGACCTGCTCGCCGGCTGA
- a CDS encoding RsmD family RNA methyltransferase, whose amino-acid sequence MSSDADLAADPGPLEDPAYGPGVVDVGGLTIAYDSRVLEPRPWTAMQSRWAAELLADIDTEQPDEPGEPGPPLLELCSGAGHIGLLAATLADCRWVAVDLDPTACGYTTRNAETAGVGDRVEVRQGRLEESLGDDERFAVVVADPPWVRHESIGEFPEDPVLAIDGGDDGLHVARAVLRACAGHLRPDGSLLLQLGHTGQVDQLAADLTTRGWTVEETRTRERGVVVRLTQLSE is encoded by the coding sequence ATGAGCTCCGACGCCGACCTCGCCGCCGACCCCGGGCCGCTCGAGGACCCCGCGTACGGCCCCGGCGTCGTCGACGTCGGCGGCCTGACCATCGCGTACGACTCCCGCGTGCTCGAACCCCGACCGTGGACCGCGATGCAGTCACGCTGGGCCGCCGAGCTGCTCGCCGACATCGACACAGAACAGCCCGACGAGCCCGGCGAGCCCGGCCCACCCCTGCTCGAGCTCTGCTCCGGCGCGGGCCACATCGGCCTGCTCGCCGCCACGCTCGCCGACTGCCGCTGGGTCGCGGTCGACCTCGATCCGACGGCGTGCGGGTACACGACCCGCAACGCCGAGACCGCCGGCGTGGGCGACCGCGTCGAGGTGCGTCAAGGCCGGCTGGAGGAGTCGCTCGGCGACGACGAGCGGTTCGCCGTGGTCGTCGCCGATCCACCGTGGGTGCGGCACGAGTCGATCGGGGAGTTCCCCGAGGATCCCGTGCTCGCCATCGACGGCGGCGACGACGGTCTCCACGTCGCCCGCGCCGTGCTGCGCGCGTGCGCGGGGCACCTACGGCCCGACGGATCGTTGCTGCTGCAGCTCGGTCACACCGGCCAGGTCGACCAGCTCGCGGCTGACCTCACCACCCGCGGCTGGACCGTCGAGGAGACGCGTACGAGGGAGCGCGGCGTGGTGGTGAGGCTCACGCAGCTATCTGAGTGA
- a CDS encoding CDGSH iron-sulfur domain-containing protein — protein MIRPSAREDVVLCPGGPMLLRGDHVVTDDQGREHRTTRPVSAVCRCRMSGRLPWCDGTHKTLPPEDRP, from the coding sequence ATGATCCGACCGAGCGCCCGCGAGGACGTCGTGCTCTGCCCCGGTGGCCCCATGCTGCTGCGCGGGGACCACGTCGTCACCGACGACCAGGGACGCGAGCACCGCACCACCCGGCCCGTCTCGGCGGTGTGCCGCTGCCGCATGTCGGGCCGGCTGCCCTGGTGCGACGGCACCCACAAGACGCTGCCGCCCGAGGACCGTCCATGA
- a CDS encoding DUF3375 domain-containing protein, which produces MDFEAIERLRDRHAGWRLLRAQHAPLILAFLGEVFVDGNSGAVPASHLMARLDDHLHALNTREPAGDTAEHEPPFPREARAYLEEWSSTDSGYLRRFYPRGDGEVHYEVTPAFEKAYAWVDSLAERRFVGTESRLHTAVELLRQIVQGTESDPQARLAELHRQRAAIDAEIARVEAGEVVLLEGSGVRDRYQQFATLARELLADFREVEDNFRRLDRDARERIATWAGSKGELLADLVGGRSQITASDQGRSFTAFYEFLLSDTRQRELADLLDRVGHLDEVEVDRRTRGIHHDWSEAAERTQRTVRQISEQLRRFLDDQVWLENRRVLELVRSIETSALTLRAGRPAAGLWIDEPGVPIALPLERPLHTPARTVEVESTVLADAELDAPDLLFTADVVDAGRLAENIRAVLPSGSSARLDDILELYPLEHGAAELIGYLALDEPGMEVEVDPDGSHGSPDGSPLDHRQEMVVEYDDTEGVRRRATLPAVTVRRA; this is translated from the coding sequence GTGGACTTCGAGGCGATCGAGAGGCTGCGCGACCGGCACGCCGGCTGGCGGCTCCTGCGCGCGCAGCACGCGCCCCTGATCCTCGCCTTCCTCGGCGAGGTGTTCGTCGACGGCAACTCCGGCGCCGTCCCCGCCTCGCACCTGATGGCCCGTCTCGACGACCACCTGCACGCCCTCAACACTCGGGAGCCGGCAGGAGACACTGCGGAGCACGAGCCCCCGTTTCCCCGTGAGGCTCGCGCCTACCTCGAGGAGTGGTCCTCCACCGACTCCGGCTATCTGCGCCGCTTCTACCCCCGCGGCGACGGGGAGGTTCACTACGAGGTCACGCCGGCCTTCGAGAAGGCGTACGCCTGGGTCGACTCGCTCGCCGAGCGCCGCTTCGTCGGCACCGAGTCACGCCTCCACACCGCCGTCGAGCTGCTCCGCCAGATCGTGCAGGGCACCGAGTCCGACCCGCAGGCCCGGCTGGCCGAGCTGCACCGGCAGCGTGCGGCGATCGACGCCGAGATTGCCCGGGTCGAGGCCGGCGAGGTCGTCCTGCTCGAGGGCAGCGGCGTACGCGACCGCTACCAGCAGTTCGCGACCCTCGCCCGTGAGCTGCTCGCCGACTTCCGCGAGGTGGAGGACAATTTCCGCCGCCTCGACCGCGACGCCCGCGAGCGCATCGCCACCTGGGCCGGCAGCAAGGGCGAGCTGCTCGCCGACCTCGTCGGCGGCCGCTCCCAGATCACCGCGTCCGACCAGGGCCGCAGCTTCACCGCGTTCTACGAGTTCCTGCTGTCGGACACCCGTCAGCGCGAGCTCGCCGACCTGCTGGACAGGGTCGGGCACCTCGATGAGGTCGAGGTCGACCGGCGTACGCGCGGCATCCACCACGACTGGTCCGAGGCCGCGGAGCGTACGCAGCGCACCGTGCGGCAGATCTCCGAGCAGCTCCGCCGGTTCCTCGACGACCAGGTGTGGCTGGAGAACCGTCGCGTGCTCGAGCTGGTCCGCTCCATCGAGACCAGTGCGCTGACGCTGCGGGCCGGCCGGCCGGCTGCCGGGCTGTGGATCGACGAGCCCGGCGTCCCCATCGCCCTGCCGCTGGAGCGCCCCCTCCACACGCCTGCCCGCACCGTCGAGGTCGAGTCGACCGTGCTCGCCGACGCCGAGCTCGACGCACCCGACCTGCTCTTCACCGCCGACGTCGTCGACGCTGGTCGTCTCGCCGAGAACATCCGCGCCGTGCTGCCCTCGGGGTCCTCGGCCCGGCTGGACGACATCCTCGAGCTCTATCCGCTCGAGCACGGTGCGGCCGAGCTGATCGGCTACCTCGCGCTCGACGAGCCCGGGATGGAGGTGGAGGTGGACCCCGACGGGTCTCACGGCTCGCCTGACGGCTCGCCGCTCGACCACCGGCAGGAGATGGTCGTGGAGTACGACGACACCGAGGGCGTACGCCGACGCGCCACCCTGCCCGCGGTGACGGTGAGGCGGGCATGA
- a CDS encoding ATP-binding protein, protein MRTALTNPFTPGADTIPTIWAGRTRHVRDWQDVVRPRRLAGLPERGRTILGEAGVGKSALVRRIAELADADGDWVTPQLRMPTGSDPLKKLAAALLGLADRAGLASSREHRIGEMLARVRGVSGAGIGVELDRGSGPEPYVALTELLVEIGQRAIQHDVCVLIHLDEIQNVTDDDALSQLLICLGDALAFEADVSVPGGRVSRLLPIAVYLTGLPDFADMAGAKKGATFARRFATTTLAPIDDDDLRLALHDFVSTGWPVADSRGEVGRVRMEPAAVDLVIALCRGEPFLFQLVGDRAWYAGEEDVISAADVRSGWLQARPEAAAHVERILGRLPDREMQMLEAMATLPPEQRTATAIARAMDFASASQAGPTARRLDTVRGIIDRGKLHSFRHRAIEAYLTSDWPDVV, encoded by the coding sequence GTGCGTACAGCTCTCACGAATCCGTTCACCCCGGGCGCTGACACGATCCCGACGATCTGGGCGGGAAGGACACGACACGTCCGGGATTGGCAGGACGTGGTGCGACCGCGCCGGCTCGCCGGTCTGCCCGAGCGCGGCCGCACGATCCTCGGGGAGGCCGGTGTGGGCAAGTCCGCGCTCGTGCGTCGGATCGCGGAGCTCGCCGACGCGGACGGCGACTGGGTGACACCCCAGTTGCGGATGCCCACCGGAAGCGACCCCTTGAAGAAGCTCGCCGCGGCTCTGCTCGGTCTGGCCGATCGCGCGGGTCTCGCGTCATCCAGGGAGCACAGGATCGGCGAGATGCTCGCCCGCGTTCGAGGGGTCTCCGGGGCCGGGATCGGAGTCGAGCTCGATCGCGGGAGTGGTCCGGAGCCGTACGTCGCCCTGACGGAGCTGCTCGTCGAGATCGGACAGAGGGCGATCCAGCACGACGTGTGTGTCCTCATCCACCTCGACGAGATCCAGAACGTCACCGACGACGACGCCCTGTCTCAGCTGCTGATCTGCCTCGGGGATGCGCTGGCCTTCGAAGCCGACGTCTCCGTTCCGGGCGGTCGTGTCTCCCGCCTGCTGCCGATCGCGGTCTACCTCACCGGACTCCCGGACTTCGCCGACATGGCGGGTGCGAAGAAGGGCGCCACGTTCGCCCGCAGATTCGCCACGACCACCCTCGCGCCCATCGACGACGACGACCTTCGACTGGCCCTGCATGACTTCGTGAGCACCGGTTGGCCGGTCGCTGACAGCAGAGGAGAGGTAGGTCGCGTACGCATGGAGCCGGCAGCCGTCGACCTCGTCATCGCTCTGTGCCGGGGTGAACCATTCCTCTTCCAGCTCGTGGGAGACCGGGCGTGGTACGCAGGCGAGGAGGACGTGATCTCTGCTGCCGACGTCCGTTCGGGATGGCTGCAGGCAAGACCGGAGGCGGCGGCGCACGTCGAGCGGATCCTCGGCAGGCTGCCTGATCGTGAGATGCAGATGCTCGAGGCCATGGCGACGTTGCCACCCGAGCAGCGCACGGCGACGGCCATCGCCCGTGCGATGGACTTCGCGAGCGCGAGTCAGGCCGGTCCCACGGCCCGGCGACTCGACACCGTCCGAGGCATCATCGACCGTGGCAAGCTGCACTCCTTCCGGCATCGGGCGATCGAGGCGTACCTGACGTCGGACTGGCCCGACGTGGTGTGA